TCGCGCTTGAGGCGCGGCAAAAAGTGCGCCATGTACGCGTTGCGGGTTAAATCAATGTTAGGTTGACGCCTTCGGCGCGATAAGTTCTTTATCAACTATTTGAAATGAGGGGGATTTACATGAATGCAGTAAAGATTATAGAATTTTTTATTGTTGCTCTTTTCTTATCATCTTGTGGAGTTCCGAAAACTGATTATGAAAAGCTACAACATGAAAACGAGGCATTAAAATCAGAAATTCAAACCTTGCGAAATGATTTGGATGAGTATATCAATGGTGCTGCACGTACCTCTGCATTAATAAAAAAAGCTTTCGAAGAAAGCAATTTCACAGATGCAAAAGAGAAACTTGCTTTGCTCGAAAAATATCATCCTGAAGAAATGGAAAAGCCAGAGATAATCAGGATATCTCGACAAATAGACGCAAAGGAAAAAGAAGAAGCGCTCAGGAAGGAAGCAGAAGAGAAAGAAAGAATTCGCTTGGAAAATCTAAACAATACCGGAATTTGGCAGGTAACTCATTATGTTGACAATTTTGGTGAGCCTACAAAAGACGGCTATATTAGAAATACAAATTTGATAAGTGGCACTTTTAGCAATACTGCCACTCAGAATTCACCTCTTGATGTTCGGTTCTTAATAAATAGTAGTTCAGACATAGATATTATGTTGTTTGAATATGCAGGGAATAATCCTGTAAAGGCGTATTCAAAAGAAACCTATTCCGTACAAATCCAAGATAAAGATGGGAAACGTAACTCTTTATCTGCAACTAATTATTCAGATAGATTATCATTCGGTGAAAGTGCGTCAAGAATTATTCATAACGCACTTATGAAAGGTGGTTCATTGAAATTTAGAATTATTGAGGATGACACACCAACCACACAGTATCAGTTTGATATCGTAAATGCTGATTGGTATGAAAATGCTTATAGGATTTTAACCGGGAAATGAATAATAATTTTTCTTTGATGATTGATACCAGAAAAACCTAACAACTGCTTCAACCTCATATGATGAGACCTCTGTCAACATAGAAAAGGGACAAAGCTGACGATTTATAACGGCTTGACCACTCTCATATACGTGGATTGGATACCACAGGTCAATGGTCCGCCAGAAATAAGTCCGTCCTCTCTGACAATAGGATTCAGATCTTTGTAATAAAAAGAACTGTCCTTACGGTTGAATCGACGATGACTTGAATAGCGTAATCGTCAAACTTTGTCCCCGAGCAAAACACAATAATTATGCAATATTATTCGTCATCATTCCCCAAATAAAACAGGCCATTTCACGGGCGGCTGCAGTCGTCGCTTTGTTTGGGTTGACACCACGAAAAATCATTGAGTTCCTTTTTCGTTTGATACGTTCGGTGGCTTTATCGGCATAGAAAACAATCAAAGGATTCATGTCTTTCTGCCGCGCTAATAAACGAAGCGATTTTTTCCCGCATAACTGCGAGTGGCTCATGGATTGTGCGGCCTCGATCAATAGACATCGCAAGTGTTTATTTCCTGCCTTTGTGATTCCCCTGTTTTGGCTTGATAAACCACTTGCATGAATACCCGGACATAAACCAAGATAGCTTGCGAAATACGTTGCCTTTTCAAAACGATTGAAGTCTTCGACCTCAGAAATAAGAGTTACGGCGGTAAGAATGCTGATACCGCTGAAACAGCATAGTTTTTTAACGTCATCTTTGATTAAGGGGGTTTCCGCAATTTCTGCGATTTTGTCATCGAGCCTGGATACCCTGCTCATTTGGTGATTGACCTCGGAAAGATATTCTTCAAAAGAGTAGCGTTCGATATCATTAGTGAACTCGAGAGTCTTGAGCCAAGCATAAAACTTTTGCGTCCAGTATTTAGATCTGTTGCCATAGGGATATACCATGCCTTTTCTCAGTAAGAAGGACAGCAAAATTTGCTTTGCTCTCTTTTGGGCTTTCAATGCGGTAGCTCTGGTTCGGGTTAATTCCTTAATCGTTTCCATTTCTGGCGTTAAGACGTTCACTGATTTATAGGTGTTATGAGCTAAATGCAGGGCGAGCTGACGAGCATCGATTTTATCAGTTTTTTTTTTTTTATCATCTGTCGATTTAGGCAGTGATGATGGCGCCATAACAACGCAGGATATATTTTTCTTTTGGAGCTCTCGACATAATGAAAATCCAGTTGGCCCTGCCTCGTATCCGCAGACGACCATCACATCATCATCCTTAAAACGATTTTCGATCGTCTTAATATATGCAAGTACTGCAGTAGTCTCTGATTTAATCGTTGTCTCTGAAAACATATAGTTTTCATGAGAGTCAAAACTGCAAAGACTGTACGTGTCCTTATGGACATCCATTCCAATATAAACTATTCTAT
This sequence is a window from Treponema brennaborense DSM 12168. Protein-coding genes within it:
- a CDS encoding IS110 family transposase, whose product is MNRIVYIGMDVHKDTYSLCSFDSHENYMFSETTIKSETTAVLAYIKTIENRFKDDDVMVVCGYEAGPTGFSLCRELQKKNISCVVMAPSSLPKSTDDKKKKTDKIDARQLALHLAHNTYKSVNVLTPEMETIKELTRTRATALKAQKRAKQILLSFLLRKGMVYPYGNRSKYWTQKFYAWLKTLEFTNDIERYSFEEYLSEVNHQMSRVSRLDDKIAEIAETPLIKDDVKKLCCFSGISILTAVTLISEVEDFNRFEKATYFASYLGLCPGIHASGLSSQNRGITKAGNKHLRCLLIEAAQSMSHSQLCGKKSLRLLARQKDMNPLIVFYADKATERIKRKRNSMIFRGVNPNKATTAAAREMACFIWGMMTNNIA